TCTGACTCGATAGAAAGATGGTGACATTGGCTATCAAATGGGCAGCTCATGACGTCGTACAAAAATGTCGAATATTGTTTTATATGCAGCCGGGACAGTTCGGAATAGTATAGGCGGTTCCCCTCGATCTCACTGACATTGCCAGTATTCATTGAGTGCATTCTTACTTGCTTGCTACTCACAACAACTTCACTGCTGTCCATTGTCTTTCTCACACCCCTTGTCGATTTCATTCGCTGTACGCACTTTAGTAACTTGGCCTCAACATCATGTACCAACAGTAATGTTGTCACAAATGAAATGCCGGTGAAATGCAAACTTATCTCCTTTCTTATCTGATTATTTACTGCTATTGGTATATATCGGTCTGTGGTCTCTTTCTATCTTCATATTTACCTGTCAATGAATTAACCTTGTCCCTTCCCATCTCTCACAGTTTCTGCCTGTATTTTGGTGGCTGTATCAACGCTAGACTTACTGTGGTGGTTTAACATCATGCCCGACGCTCTTAGTAGGGATCTTTCCACACAAATGTGACTCGATCATCGAAATGGTCAGAAATCCTGATTTGAGATAGTATCAGGGTGGCTTGCCATGGAAACGATTGACCACAAATTCATGGCATTGATACTGTCTCCCTAAAACTGTAGGCAAAGTTGATCATCTTTTAAAAATAATCTGTTATTCCTTTTGACATTAGTGTGGCCTCTGTACTATCTCTTCAGGTCATGCAGTGCACTTGCGAACCGTTCCGCAGTGTAGAATCTGTCCTTATTAGCGTTCACACTACTTccagattttcaaaaacatagaaacaaacaaacaaaaagtacGCTAAAGCGCTTCAAAACAACATGACTAATATAATGTTGTCATGATTTGTTCATGTACTTTAATTTTCGAtaattttttttggaaattcGTGTCCTATATTTAATGTCTTGATGGATATGCGTTTTCATCCGGCTATGATTGCTGACTGTAATATTCACGGTAAAACCAGcttacatttttaatgttattgttttcaatattttatgcaCACTCTTTCACCAATCTCATATCCAATTGTCTTTTTAATCTGATCAATTAACGAGTCGAATTTTCCTGGTAAAATTAGTGGTAACATctacttcaaagaaaattaaagaCAAAGTGACAAGGGAGTAACTGACAGTGACAAATggcgtttttatttttgttcaataaaattgacgcAATCTGTCAGCCAGAAAAGGAAGCGTTCTTGTTCACTATTCACCCAAAATATTGATTTCGCTATGCAAAATGGGTACCGATAAAAAAGGCCACGGTATCGATCTTATATGATGCTACATTGTAACATGAATTCTTTGCCAGGCTGTGGCAAATTGACAGCGATGTACCAGGACAGAAGGTGAAACTTAAGGTTCATAAAACTGGAAAAACGTAGAATTTCTCAAACAAAGTCGATTTGTTGATTTGTCCCGCTAGAAAACGTGCATAAACATAACTGTTTTAATTTAAGTGTCTGTGGTTACGTCGAAAACATGTGGCAtcctttgttatgcaaatgaacattaATCTTAGGGGAGGCCAAGCCAAGAAGAGTACAGGGTAGTGCAGATCGGGGATAAACATCGCGTTGTGATGCTGCCGACGTAACGGAAATCTAACGTGGTCAAGATGACGTACAAATCTGAGTAAGTATTGCCCCTGCTGCTTGATGGAACGCATTTATTGTTTTGTCACCAATGATAGCAAGGTTGAGGTGAGATTTTTCTGCAATGGACATAGTTCTGTCACTTTTTCCCGTCATGTCGCAGTGGGTCGGTAATTTGAACAACGAGCAAAGTTGTCCACCTTCGCCTTACATAACATTGACATTGTATCCATATTTGTGCCTCAAGTATTCCATGAATGTTCCACAATATTGACTTGGATTCTGCTCAACGTTTAAAATGCTGTATATCATCGCAAGATCGTCAAATACACTGCACCTTAACTAACTGTCATTCGTTCGACCCGTCCTTGTATAAATAGTTAGGAGATTTTTACTGCTTGAAATCGAATTTAATGGCGGCGTTCATGTCTCAGGGATTCTTTCACTGATActtcatattttcataaaactgaCAGAAATGCCATCTGCTCTCAGAGGCTTATCCTTCTCTACAAACTACAGAATTAAACGTTTTGTTACATTTCGAAAACAACAGTTCTTCCATAAGTACAATTGGTGCAGATTCACAACCAATGTTATAACAGTCCGAAGTTTAAGCCCAGAACTACAGACTAACAATGCGTATTGATCGTCTTCTGTATTCATTTGTTGTGGGATTTGATGGCAGTCCAGCCATCACTGAACCCCAATGGCGTCTTTCTTTGATATGTATATCTGTCCTTCCGCCTTTAGGGTTTAAATCTCAGAGGGGGTAAAGATCTTACAAGGTAGCGATTGAAATACCGTTATTCTAACAGACACGCGTTTGTAGTCGCCATGGTTGAAATACTTGTTTACTTACGGACTCAAACACGGATGTTGGATCAAACAAAACCTTTTGGCGATACCACTCGTGGGCAATTAGCCAGTCTAATTTAGCCAAGAGCTTCAATTGTTTTAACTACACTGTCTACAAAGTTTCTTccaaaagtggcatgtaaattctaATCACGTCTTTACGCTGTAACAGAGACTATCCTAATGGCTATTGGTCGAAATTCAGTCTTTTATAACTAAAAGCGAGCCAGTGAAAGTAACCGTCTTCAATGCCGTAAtatgaaatgtacatgtttgAAAATGCTTGAGTATAACACTGACAAACTAGCCTGAGGTGAGATTCCATACAACCACAGTTTTTGCCGCGATGCATACTAGCAAAGAGTCAGGTTTCTGCTGCCGGTTTAAGAACAAGAGAAGTTCAGGCACTTTCTATAGGAAAGATTTGCCCGGagactgaaaatttcaaatgagCATTTGCAGTGTGATtacagtcattcaataccagGACTCAAAACGAAAATCACTTTCAGCATTTCTCATTCACGAGAATGGATGATGTATTTGGTTTATCTTGTCTGTTTCAACTGGCAGGTGAGACTGTCTACTTTCCAATGATGCAAGATGGGAGGCTCACAAAGTAAAACAACGTCCCCTCTCGTGCTTCCATACGCCAACGGCACTCTGCCAAATGGTCGTGCCAACACCAGTACTTCGTCACAGAGGTCGAGAAGCGACGAACCAGACGAGGATGAAATCAAGGAGGGTAAAGCGGCGCTGACCAGAGTGGTCAGATACTTGGAGAAGAAGAACGTGGGTGAGTTGGGAACTCGGGAAACACTTCACATGGTGATGGAACTCGACACACCTTTTGGTGATCTGCCGTCCAGTCAGGAAACTGAGAAAATCCGGGAGTACTGCCGACACCTGATAAAGATAAACTTCCCCAaattgtttgtgaaaatttggaaGAAAATCCACTCTGCCATCGATACCAAGAGTGTGGAGGAACACGATGACACGTTTGCGTTTCAAGTGTCTGTTTTGGAATGCATTAAGATAGCTCTAGCTCATTTGTGCAATCACTCATCGGAGCTTGCTTGTTCTCTTGGCGAAGCGGGTACTGTTGAACTCTTCCTGGGAGACTTACAGCATCAACGACTGCAGCCCGACAAATTTCCCGCGCTCAATGTAGACGCTACGAAAGACATTTACTTCGGAATTCTTCAGAGCACGCTAGTTTGCCTGCATAGCTTAGTCAAGAATTGGGCAGACAACAAACAATACGTCAGCAACGTCAACGGGATGATGATGTTACACAAATATGCTCGAAAATGCAAAAACAGAGACATCAAAGTTATCTCGCTTTTCACGCTCAGTTATGTCTTGAATGAGGATGAATATGAGTTGATAAGTTCAAGTGAAGATATAAGATTGTTTGTGGCTACTCTGGAAGCAGCTCTAGACAGCGAAGACGTGCCAAGAATCTGGGAGACCGGTTTCTTTTCGTTCAGTGCTAAAGACATTGTAGCGGCTATTAACCAGCTTGCTTTGTACGACGACAATAAGGTAATGAATGGCTTTCCAAGCGGAATTATCCATTTAAGGTCGCTAGGTGTAATTGGTTTACTAGGCTTGGCATACCAAAACACCCGCAGACAAAATAATGATCACATCTAAATTCCTGCCTTTCAAAGCTGTAGATTCAccagatgaaaatattttcaaatgccaCCGTGGGCAAGCGAAGAGTAAGCAATAAGTTTTTATCTCtgtatttacaaaataattgcCAGGCATGGTATCTATCGTCACACTTCTCATTGTACAAATTTGCATTAGTAAGGAAACAATGCCTCGACAAACTACACAATGAAAAGTGCTCTCCTATAAATAACACCGTTGAACTACACGAATCTAACAATCGAGTTTTCAAGCTTTGGTGTACGAATTATTCCAATCAAAGACTGGAGGCATTTTGTGTAGCAGTCAGGGAGGGGAGAAAAAACATTTGCAAACAAATTTAATGTATCTTATTAGACAAAAAAGGGAATACAttagaaaaatatttcacacgAGTAATCAAACTATCGACATTGTTACCATGCATGTTGTCATCTTTTGCCCAATACATCACAAAAATAAACTTGAGCCCAAAATCTGCATCGGACGTAAATTAAAGCTTAGGGgccatatataatatttatccGACGTTGTTCGAAACTGTaatgacttgtttttgtttCGAAAGAAAAGAGTCTGAAAGTGAAATACGATGAGAATGTCATGATAATGCAATTGATAGAATTCATTGCCTTTAGTGTGTCCATTGAATTAGACTGCATAAGCCTTGGCGATTAATCGTAGCGTTTGCAATAGAATCGTTAACGGCTCTGATAGTGTTAAATGTTACTATaaagttgatgatgatgatgatgatgatgatgatgatgatgatgatgatgatgatgatgatgatgatggcggcggtggtggtggtgttgatcatgatgatgatgatgatgatgatcatgatcatcatcatcatcatcgtcgtcgtcgtcgtcattatcatcattatcatcatcgtcattatcatcatcatcatcataaagaAAGTAATCCATTTGTCTTGTTTCATCAGGTTCGGTTGGTAAATGGTCGAGTTTTGCATCAATTGCTGAGACTTCTTGATGATGAAACAGACAGCACCGAAGAAGAGAAAGAGCTGACAGCAATCTCCTTGTGGACACTGTCATTTCACGCAGATAACAGAGAGAGAATGGAATACATCGTACCAGGTAAACTCCGATAAACACCTTAAGACATCTGCTATACTACTTGGACTTccatgaatattgttcattatcaATAAGTTTTGCCAACGGTTCTGTTCAAGCTATACATATTGTCGCGTATATAGGAATTGAAATCTAGGGACTGTCATATTTGGACATAACGCGGTTGTTATTGTCATCCAACCATATCTACCATGGTTTTGATCAGTTCAAATTTAACTCAATAGCGATGATTGGAATGGAAAATAGACCATTTACCCAATAAAACGTGTTGCATGCATTTTGAAACTGTAAGGAGAATATACAGGGCTTATGTATTTTTGTAAGAGCGAACATCTTATGCAGGACTGTACAGACGAAAATACGCATACACCTTTCTGCATACACGACCAAAGCAAGTTATAACTGCGGAAAGAGCGTTGACCTGCAGAGAAACATAAGCCTGATGTATAGATTTCCATCAAGATAAACAAATGAAAGTCAGGAAGTCTTTTGAGAGACGACTTATCTATTATTCAGATCTCATACTACACCGTTTGCATTCAATTCTGTTTCAGAACTTGAAAGATTGCTGGGTTCATCGAACAAAATCATACGAAAAGCGTGTTGCGGTACCTTGTGGCAGTTACAACGAAACAAACGACCCCAGCCGAGGAGACCACTTTTGACAGGATCCGGTCACGTGATGATCAGCTACCAATGGGACTGCAATGAAGTTGTGATGAAGGTTAAAGAGCGGTTAAAGGCAGCCGGTTACAGGGTTTGGGTGGAAGCAAATAAAACTGGTGAGCAACTTTCACGTATAAACAACGGATTCACGTTTCAATGATGATAATTGCAATTACATGCATAAAGCTGTGACTGTCCTACCATGAGTTACTGGTTTAAATAGCTATCGTTGTGTTATATGCCGCTTCGTATAAAGCCATGATGGCGCTGTATTTTTATGGGACCATATAGCGACATGGTGCATTGCATTACGGAGTCTCTACAAAGATTGAAGAACAGtcgaacaaaaaaataaaaggaataaaaaatataaatcatatattttttgtGGAAGCACATGTACAGTATTGTGACAACAATGCACTGTGAAATCAAAAAATTGACTGATTTTGAATGATCCCGTGAACGGAATGACCGAATCAATTTCCTATTTTTAAATCTTTCTTCACAATAATATAATTGTCGTATGACTGATAAGAGTACAGATTACCGTAACGATTTATGCcttttaaaatttattattcagTGGGCACAACTTTCCAAGCTGTAACAGAAGCTGTGGAGAAGGCAGAAGTCGTAATTATCTGCGTGTCAGCAAAATACAAGAACAGTCTAATATGCCGTACAGGTGAGTCACAATGCCTGTTTCGTAGGCAAGAAAAAACGTCATTAAAGGAAAAAGAGAACCGTTTGCTGTCAAAGTTTCAAGTATTCATTTACTCCGTTACCTTAACTTTACAATGATGTTTTATCCCTTTTCAAATCGATGGCACAATATTCTTTCGCAGGACAGTTAATCAATCGAAAATAGGAACGAGGCCGCATTAGATCACAAAGCAAAGTGTTAGACCAAAGTCAACATGCTTTATTTCTTTCATCGTGACACTTATCCCGTTAATTTCTCAAATCATCGCTAAACAGTGATGCATTGTTGTTTTATTGAGCTTATATGAAGCACTCTGAGTTAAATGTCTTTGTGAATTTATATGAAGCACTCTAGGTTAAATGTCTTTGTACATTTACTCAAGATCGCGACATTAACAAATACTCATTACGAGGTGGTCTGTATAGACGGTCATTTGTTGCAGGGAGCATATAATTTGGGATGACGCAGCTTGCTCGAAGATAAGCTACCGTCGGCTGCAGGATTCAGTCACTCACAAATTGGTCTGatatttaaggttccaagacaagaaattgacctctttaatctaacaattctctggtgcttaataagctcagaacccccccccccccccgtacattatgcattttctgaaagcctagatataggggaacattccATCCGCGAGAAGACAGAAAAACTGAGACTATTGTTTTCACAATCCGATGTCTCATCATCCTGCTAAAGCGTTAGTTGCCGATATAATCACCTCTGCCATTGAAGTGGTCGCGGTCGGAATCTGAGTGTTAGTTTCACCCATGCGACCGCTGTTCACGTTCCAAAAGTTTAGGTTTTCAGATTATCAGCAATagtatgtaaaatatatcattttcaatCGTGTTTCTGGCGAACATGGACAAGTTGTAATGGTACACAAACTGTCAAATTCATCACGATGTTGCAACCCAAACAATCACGCCGAAATGAATTCTAAGTCATCATGGTCAATTAATGCACAATATGCCATACAATTACCCAAATTGCCAGAAACATCAAACCCGATGCAAAACGATTAGTCATGTTGTCGCCTTTTGCACGTCAACAATACTTATTGGATGGCGATATCAGATAGGCTCTGCTTGCTGATGTTATGAGATCGAAGCATCTTTTTCCAATATTGTATAGAGATTTATGATCAGCTATTGCggtcatatttaaaaataacttggtcatttttctttctgttAGGGACTTGGAGCGAtcggttttttttctttgtttgtatgtatgttttatgGTGTATAATAATTATAACGCGTCGCTTATTGGCGTATATAATGGGAATCACCAGCTTAAATACTGTCTCGATATAATATATTAAGCATAATATAAGGTGACTATCTCTACATCAGTCAACGAATTCAAAATAgtttctttaaaatttaaagACGTATAAAAGTTAATGAAGCTAATTTACTGGAATATTTTCTAATATTGCTCTGGATAACCGACCTCTGGTCGTTGTAAAACGTTACCCGAGGATAGATGGTTTGTTAGGCCCTTGGTGACGTCTGTCCTTTGTTTTATCTCCTCAGAAGCCGAGTACGCTTACGACTTACGTAAGCCAACGATTCCTGTTCGTGTTCAGATGAATTCGACACCAGAGGGATGGCTGGCATCTATGTTCGGGACCAAATTGTACTTTGATCTCAGTGATGAGAAGAAACTGAACAAGATGGGACTCAAGTTGATAAAGGAATTGGGAGAGAGAGGAAAATCCAAAATCCATGCCTACAGAGGTAAGAATCTATTTCGATTACTTTGCACTTGATAAATTGACAGATGAAATCCACACTTGTAACATTAAccttttttaaatttcatgatAAAGACCATCATGTGCAAAATAAATGCAGTAAAGAGTAAACGTTAAATGAATGTAATATCATAACATCTTACACTCCTCAAAGGTTCAAGTGATATCAAGTCTTGTTTGCATATTCCCAATGGTGTATTATGATGGAATTCATTCTGATATAGTGTCAACTGACACTTGCACAATCAATAATAACTTTATGGCTGCTACTTTTTGCAGATGTCATCAAAGGTTCTATGGCAAAATTTCACACTTTAGAGGTGTCATCGCTCAAACAGAAGTAAACAAAATTTGTGTAATTctgtaacttttaataatttcttcagtAATATTGCTTTTGGGCTCATTCAAAAACCTCCCCAACATTTTCCAATGTTTTACTGAACAGACATTATATTATCTGTCTGCTTAAAAAATCGTTACGTATTTGACTTTGTAATTTGCTTGATTGATTTGATTTTGCTGGGTACAAACACTGCAATATTAAACGCCGTCTTGCATCACGACCGATGAAACGAAGTCTCAGAGAAAAGATGTTGTTTATTTAATGAAATGTCGTTTAATTTGGTTTACTCCAGATTCGTTTCGTGTGAAATCCTCAACTCCTAAGAAGGCGCCACCTCGAGAACTTAACCCGCTACCGCCAACGCCTGACCTTGAAGATTTCGCACCTCTTCCAAGGTCACCAAGCTTTACGGAATCCGTTCTTGAAACGTGGACGAGAAAAGACATCAAATACTGGCTTAAAAGAAATGGACTTGGCCATCTAAGTTATCGATTTCGAGGTTTTGATGGAGAATCAATGCACGAATTAAAGGTGATGCAACAAAAGGCGCCAGAATTCTTCTATTCTTCGCTGCAGACGAAATTTGGCT
This DNA window, taken from Ptychodera flava strain L36383 chromosome 4, AS_Pfla_20210202, whole genome shotgun sequence, encodes the following:
- the LOC139131936 gene encoding uncharacterized protein — encoded protein: MGGSQSKTTSPLVLPYANGTLPNGRANTSTSSQRSRSDEPDEDEIKEGKAALTRVVRYLEKKNVGELGTRETLHMVMELDTPFGDLPSSQETEKIREYCRHLIKINFPKLFVKIWKKIHSAIDTKSVEEHDDTFAFQVSVLECIKIALAHLCNHSSELACSLGEAGTVELFLGDLQHQRLQPDKFPALNVDATKDIYFGILQSTLVCLHSLVKNWADNKQYVSNVNGMMMLHKYARKCKNRDIKVISLFTLSYVLNEDEYELISSSEDIRLFVATLEAALDSEDVPRIWETGFFSFSAKDIVAAINQLALYDDNKVRLVNGRVLHQLLRLLDDETDSTEEEKELTAISLWTLSFHADNRERMEYIVPELERLLGSSNKIIRKACCGTLWQLQRNKRPQPRRPLLTGSGHVMISYQWDCNEVVMKVKERLKAAGYRVWVEANKTVGTTFQAVTEAVEKAEVVIICVSAKYKNSLICRTEAEYAYDLRKPTIPVRVQMNSTPEGWLASMFGTKLYFDLSDEKKLNKMGLKLIKELGERGKSKIHAYRDSFRVKSSTPKKAPPRELNPLPPTPDLEDFAPLPRSPSFTESVLETWTRKDIKYWLKRNGLGHLSYRFRGFDGESMHELKVMQQKAPEFFYSSLQTKFGFRNVLDITKFTRALKEIE